The Corallococcus exiguus genome includes a region encoding these proteins:
- a CDS encoding TetR/AcrR family transcriptional regulator, whose product MNRDSKSEAPVKRLRSRLKEATADAILLAAAAVFARDGLHAAKMESIAEQAGVSVGTLYNHFTDRAALLDALRAKRRQMMLDRLDAALAPVAERPAREQLRAFVTALFAHAAERDAFVRVLVQLPEDPARKSRILAELSKRVSVILDRGIHAGEVRAEGRAFYPNLLMGMVRGALDRLREDDAANPPAAAWAEEILRVFLKGIEVD is encoded by the coding sequence ATGAATCGAGATTCAAAATCTGAGGCGCCCGTCAAAAGGCTGCGCTCTCGTCTGAAGGAAGCCACCGCTGACGCCATCCTGTTGGCGGCCGCGGCGGTGTTCGCTCGGGACGGCCTGCACGCGGCGAAGATGGAGTCCATCGCCGAGCAGGCAGGCGTGTCGGTGGGGACGCTCTACAACCACTTCACCGACCGCGCGGCCCTGCTGGACGCGCTGCGCGCGAAGCGCCGCCAGATGATGCTGGACCGGCTGGACGCGGCCCTGGCTCCCGTGGCGGAGCGGCCCGCTCGCGAACAGCTGCGCGCCTTCGTGACGGCGCTGTTCGCCCATGCGGCGGAGCGCGACGCGTTCGTGCGGGTGCTGGTGCAGCTGCCGGAGGACCCGGCGCGCAAGAGCCGCATCCTGGCGGAGCTCAGCAAGCGCGTGTCGGTCATCCTCGACCGGGGCATCCATGCCGGGGAGGTCCGCGCGGAAGGGCGCGCGTTCTACCCGAATCTCCTGATGGGAATGGTGCGCGGCGCATTGGACCGCCTGCGCGAGGACGACGCCGCGAACCCTCCGGCAGCCGCCTGGGCGGAGGAGATTCTCCGCGTCTTCTTGAAGGGCATCGAGGTCGACTGA
- a CDS encoding HlyD family secretion protein yields MATTTTAPQLVPEAAPAPASAAQAKRGKRGFLILGGVVAAIVLAIGGFKIVTAGQETTDDAQVEADVVPLAARVSGPVVKVAVLDNATVHQGDVLLQIDPRPYEARVKQAEAELESARAQAVAADAQATVAEAGAKGGLSSAKALVSTSTSAVSGAQAQVAAARAALTRAEAQARKATLDLDRTQSLRQQNVVAQSALDDAQTANETAQAALEGARAQLALAEEGRRTAESKVAEARGQLDVSAPIDEKIAAAQASASLAHARVKGAEAALDQAKLQLEDTRVVAPADGQVSKLSVHAGQLLTPGQAVAELVPTTTYVVANFKETQVGHMQPGQRVEVELDAFSGEKLEGKVESLSGGTGSRFSLLPPDNASGNFVKVVQRVPVRISWVHPPQGLALRAGLSADVTVHTK; encoded by the coding sequence ATGGCAACGACAACGACTGCTCCCCAACTCGTCCCCGAAGCGGCGCCCGCGCCCGCCTCCGCGGCGCAGGCGAAGCGCGGCAAGAGGGGCTTCCTCATCCTCGGTGGCGTCGTGGCGGCCATCGTGCTGGCCATTGGCGGCTTCAAGATCGTCACGGCCGGGCAGGAGACCACCGACGACGCGCAGGTGGAGGCGGACGTGGTGCCCCTGGCCGCGCGCGTGTCCGGCCCCGTGGTGAAGGTGGCCGTGCTGGACAACGCCACCGTGCACCAGGGCGACGTGCTCCTTCAAATCGACCCGCGTCCGTATGAGGCGCGCGTGAAGCAGGCGGAGGCCGAGCTGGAGTCCGCGCGCGCCCAGGCCGTCGCGGCGGACGCGCAGGCCACGGTGGCGGAGGCCGGCGCGAAGGGTGGCCTCTCCAGCGCGAAGGCGCTCGTGTCCACGAGCACGTCCGCGGTGAGCGGCGCCCAGGCGCAGGTGGCGGCGGCCCGCGCGGCGCTGACTCGCGCGGAGGCGCAGGCCCGCAAGGCCACGCTGGACCTGGATAGGACCCAGAGCCTGCGTCAGCAGAACGTGGTGGCGCAGAGCGCGCTGGATGACGCGCAGACGGCCAACGAGACGGCGCAGGCCGCGCTCGAAGGCGCCCGCGCGCAGCTCGCCCTGGCGGAGGAGGGCCGGCGCACCGCGGAGAGCAAGGTGGCGGAGGCCAGGGGCCAGCTCGACGTGAGCGCCCCCATCGACGAGAAGATCGCCGCCGCCCAGGCCAGCGCGTCGCTGGCGCACGCGCGGGTGAAGGGCGCGGAGGCCGCGCTCGACCAGGCGAAGCTCCAGCTGGAGGACACGCGCGTCGTCGCCCCGGCGGACGGCCAGGTGTCCAAGCTGTCCGTGCACGCGGGCCAGCTGCTCACCCCCGGCCAGGCCGTGGCGGAGCTGGTGCCCACGACGACCTACGTGGTGGCGAACTTCAAGGAGACGCAGGTGGGTCACATGCAGCCCGGTCAGCGCGTGGAGGTGGAGCTGGACGCCTTCTCCGGTGAGAAGCTGGAGGGCAAGGTGGAGAGCCTCTCTGGAGGCACCGGCTCCCGCTTCTCCCTGCTGCCGCCCGACAACGCGTCCGGCAACTTCGTCAAGGTGGTGCAGCGCGTACCCGTGCGCATCTCCTGGGTGCACCCGCCGCAAGGCCTGGCCCTGCGCGCCGGCCTCTCCGCTGACGTGACGGTGCACACGAAGTAG
- a CDS encoding DHA2 family efflux MFS transporter permease subunit, whose amino-acid sequence MATAVATPEVLAPATPKAPVNKWLVTLSVTFGTLMGAIDSSIVSVALPQIRGAVGATVQEITWATTGFVIATVMVMPLTGFLGRMFGQKRVYLACLVLFVAGSFLCGFAWNLPTLVLFRFLQGLGAGALQPTEQAILRQTFPPKEQGTAMAIFGMAVMVGPAIGPTLGGYIVDNWHWSWIFFINVPVGILGFFMVARFVQEDEQLRATARQEAEKQRKHMDWSGITLLCMGLASLQYFLEEGQADDWFESPIIIICALLSATCLIAFVIRELTAEAPAVNLRLFKDPVFASGTLLGALVFAVLMASMFLLPVFMQELLGFTATQSGLSLMPRTLVMMVMMPIVGRLYGKVPARVLVGIGIVFAGFGAFEMSHFSLSTGSSNIIAAIALQGVGFSMMFVPLSATALGSIPRERMADATGLNSLLRQIGGSVGLAIFTTLLSRYTVLSKASIAAHLNPERWEVASRMAATQKGLMQHGLDAASASMASLQMMVGNVSRQAMVLAFDKLFVLASLMFVVVLPLIYFLKDPPSVGGSHEKPHIDVEI is encoded by the coding sequence ATGGCGACAGCCGTCGCAACACCGGAGGTCCTGGCGCCGGCAACGCCCAAGGCCCCCGTCAACAAGTGGCTCGTCACGCTGTCGGTGACGTTCGGCACGCTGATGGGCGCCATCGACTCGTCCATCGTGAGCGTGGCGCTGCCTCAAATCCGCGGCGCTGTCGGCGCCACGGTGCAGGAGATCACCTGGGCCACCACCGGCTTCGTCATCGCCACGGTGATGGTGATGCCGCTCACGGGCTTCCTGGGCCGCATGTTCGGCCAGAAGCGCGTGTACCTGGCGTGCTTGGTGCTCTTCGTGGCGGGGTCGTTCCTGTGCGGCTTCGCGTGGAACCTGCCCACGTTGGTGCTCTTCCGCTTCCTCCAGGGTCTAGGGGCAGGCGCGCTTCAACCCACCGAGCAGGCCATCCTCCGGCAGACGTTCCCGCCGAAGGAGCAGGGCACCGCGATGGCCATCTTCGGCATGGCCGTGATGGTGGGCCCCGCCATTGGTCCCACGCTGGGCGGCTACATCGTGGACAACTGGCACTGGTCCTGGATCTTCTTCATCAACGTGCCGGTGGGCATCCTGGGCTTCTTCATGGTGGCCCGCTTCGTCCAGGAGGACGAACAGCTGCGCGCCACCGCGCGCCAGGAGGCCGAGAAGCAGCGCAAGCACATGGACTGGTCCGGCATCACGCTGCTCTGCATGGGCCTGGCCTCGCTCCAGTACTTCCTGGAGGAGGGGCAGGCGGATGACTGGTTCGAGTCCCCCATCATCATCATCTGCGCGCTCCTCTCCGCCACGTGCCTCATCGCCTTCGTCATCCGCGAGCTGACCGCGGAGGCGCCCGCGGTGAACCTGCGGCTGTTCAAGGACCCGGTGTTCGCGTCCGGCACGCTCCTGGGCGCGCTGGTGTTCGCGGTGCTCATGGCCAGCATGTTCCTGCTGCCGGTGTTCATGCAGGAGCTCCTGGGCTTCACCGCGACGCAGTCCGGCCTCTCGCTGATGCCTCGCACGCTGGTGATGATGGTGATGATGCCCATCGTCGGGCGGCTGTACGGCAAGGTGCCGGCGCGGGTGTTGGTGGGCATAGGCATCGTGTTCGCGGGCTTCGGCGCGTTCGAGATGAGCCACTTCTCGCTCTCCACCGGCTCCAGCAACATCATCGCGGCCATCGCGCTGCAGGGCGTGGGCTTCAGCATGATGTTCGTGCCGCTCAGCGCCACGGCGCTCGGCAGCATCCCGCGCGAGCGGATGGCGGACGCGACGGGACTCAACTCCCTCTTGCGCCAGATTGGCGGGTCCGTGGGCCTGGCCATCTTCACCACGCTCCTGTCGCGCTACACCGTGTTGTCCAAGGCCTCCATCGCGGCGCACCTGAACCCGGAGCGGTGGGAGGTCGCCAGCCGCATGGCCGCCACGCAGAAGGGGCTCATGCAGCACGGCCTGGACGCCGCGAGCGCCAGCATGGCCAGCCTCCAGATGATGGTGGGCAACGTGTCACGGCAGGCCATGGTGCTCGCGTTCGACAAGCTCTTTGTCTTGGCGTCGCTGATGTTCGTGGTGGTGCTGCCGCTCATCTATTTCCTCAAGGACCCCCCGAGCGTCGGGGGCTCCCACGAGAAACCGCACATCGACGTGGAGATTTAA